A genomic region of Arvicola amphibius chromosome X, mArvAmp1.2, whole genome shotgun sequence contains the following coding sequences:
- the Gpr50 gene encoding melatonin-related receptor: MATVPKSNMGPAKAVPTPFGCIGCKLPKPDYPPALITFMFCAMVVTVILDLIGNSMVILAVTKNKKLRNSGNLFVASLSVADMLVAIYPYPMMLYAMSVGDWDLSQLQCQFVGFVSGLSVVGSIFNITAIAINRYCYICHSLQYKRIFSLRNTCIYLVVTWVMTILAVVPNMYISGVEYDPRTYSCIFNYLNNPSFTVTIVCIHFVLPLIIVSYCYTKIWIRVLEARDPAGQNPENQFAEVRNFLTMFVIFLLFAVCWCPVNVLTVLVAVSPKDMAGKIPNWLYLAAYSVAYFNSCLNAVVYGILNENFRREYWTIFHALRHPILFTSQVIADIREARETRALIRARARARDQAREQERARACLAEEGTPRNIRNVLLPGDEAAAPSDSASVHPKPQTRSTSVYRKPASIHHKSLSGHPKSASVYPKPASSVHFKPSSVYFKGDTVHFRAGSKLATSHPTSAGSSPTHPTSTAGFIKPGTSHTATTTVDYLEPATTSRSVLTAVDLPEVSASQCLEMTTIGHLKPGITASNFPFVFPESVATSASPPDSTVIPIPADDYRKVVLIDDDSDDSDCSDEMAV; this comes from the exons ATGGCCACGGTCCCCAAGAGCAACATGGGACCTGCCAAGGCGGTTCCCACCCCATTCGGCTGCATTGGCTGTAAGCTGCCAAAGCCGGACTACCCACCAGCGCTAATCACCTTTATGTTCTGCGCGATGGTTGTCACCGTCATCTTAGACCTGATCGGCAACTCCATGGTCATTTTGGCTGTGACCAAGAACAAGAAGCTCCGAAAttctg GCAACCTCTTCGTGGCCAGCCTCTCCGTGGCAGACATGCTGGTGGCCATCTACCCTTACCCTATGATGCTGTATGCCATGTCAGTTGGAGACTGGGATCTGAGTCAGCTCCAGTGCCAGTTCGTCGGGTTCGTCTCTGGACTGAGTGTAGTCGGCTCCATCTTCAACATTACGGCCATCGCCATCAACCGCTACTGCTACATCTGCCACAGCCTCCAGTACAAGCGGATCTTCAGCCTGCGCAATACCTGCATCTACCTGGTCGTTACCTGGGTCATGACTATCCTGGCTGTCGTGCCTAACATGTACATTTCCGGCGTTGAGTATGATCCTCGCACCTACTCCTGTATCTTCAACTATTTGAACAACCCCTCCTTCACTGTGACCATTGTCTGCATCCACTTCGTCCTCCCTCTCATCATAGTTAGTTATTGCTACACCAAAATCTGGATCAGAGTGCTGGAAGCCCGTGACCCAGCCGGACAGAATCCCGAAAATCAGTTTGCTGAGGTTCGAAATTTTCTAACCATGTTTGtgatcttcctcctttttgcAGTGTGCTGGTGCCCTGTCAATGTGCTCACTGTGTTGGTGGCTGTCAGTCCAAAGGATATGGCAGGCAAGATCCCTAACTGGCTTTATCTTGCAGCCTACTCCGTAGCCTACTTCAACAGCTGCCTCAATGCTGTCGTCTATGGTATCCTTAATGAGAATTTCCGACGAGAATACTGGACCATCTTCCATGCTTTGCGGCACCCTATCCTGTTCACCTCTCAGGTCATCGCTGATATTCGGGAGGCTCGGGAGACCCGAGCTCTCATTCGTGCCCGTGCCCGTGCCCGTGATCAAGCCAGAGAGCAAGAGCGTGCCCGTGCCTGTCTTGCTGAGGAGGGAACCCCACGGAACATCCGGAATGTTCTACTGCCTGGTGATGAGGCAGCAGCCCCCTCTGATTCTGCCTCTGTCCACCCCAAGCCCCAAACCAGGTCTACTTCTGTCTATCGCAAACCTGCCTCTATCCACCACAAGTCTCTCTCTGGCCACCCCAAGTCTGCCTCTGTCTACCCTAAGCCAGCCTCCTCTGTCCATTTCAAACCCAGCTCTGTCTATTTCAAGGGAGACACTGTTCATTTCAGGGCTGGTTCCAAGCTTGCCACTAGTCACCCTACCTCTGCTGGCTCTTCCCCTACCCATCCTACATCCACTGCGGGTTTCATTAAGCCTGGTACCAGCCACACTGCAACCACCACTGTTGACTATCTCGAGCCTGCTACCACCAGCCGTTCTGTGCTCACTGCTGTTGACCTCCCTGAGGTCTCAGCCTCCCAATGCCTTGAGATGACCACTATCGGCCACCTCAAACCAGGCATTACTGCCTCCAACTTTCCTTTTGTATTCCCGGAGTCTGttgccacctctgcctctcctcccgaCTCCACTGTAATCCCCATTCCCGCTGATGATTACCGTAAGGTTGTGCTTATTGATGATGACTCTGATGATTCCGATTGTTCTGATGAGATGGCTGTGTGA